A genomic stretch from Setaria italica strain Yugu1 chromosome VII, Setaria_italica_v2.0, whole genome shotgun sequence includes:
- the LOC101784917 gene encoding dnaJ homolog subfamily C member 2 has translation MEPQKSCLLITYSQEIVDGVPLYVSSNCLPMKALKYEPAGHSFHAAAMKLLGLGEQEDTETDDRSVSSDDKSQDFNTASDTFSSKGKKKSSGSQQQDHYALLGLGHLRFLATEDQIRKSYRDMALKHHPDKQAALILAETTEEAKQAKKDEIESNFKAIQEAYEVLIDPTKRRIYDSTDEFDDDVPTDCAPQDFFKVFGPAFMRNGRWSVTQPIPSLGDDATPVQEVDKFYNFWYNFKSWREFPDDDEYDLEQAESREHKRWMERQNAKLQEKAKKAEYARVRTLVDNAYKKDPRIQRRKDEEKAEKQRRKEAKYLAKKQQEEEAARAAEEERKRKEEEAKKAAEAALNQKKLKEKEKKLLRKEKTRLRTLAAPVVAESNFGLSDEDVETACASLDMEQLKKLCDSMEGKDAAEKAKLLSSALNKESSSKEAKKSDANGVEGSAPKSNSTGGKVTQGSSLLNSYEKKERPWGKEEVELLRKAIQKYPKGTSRRWEVVSEFIGTGRSVEEILKATKTVLLQKPDSTKAFDSFLEKRKPAPTIASPLSTRDETVSSSTDGAGTASSKTAAQPASSQPANGKAAADPVPDAAPSVTDPEAWSETQVLALVQALKAFPKDASQRWERVAAAVPGKTVVQCKKKVAAMRENFRSKKSGE, from the coding sequence ATGGAGCCCCAGAAGAGTTGTCTTCTGATCACTTACTCCCAGGAGATCGTAGATGGGGTGCCTTTGTATGTTTCATCCAACTGCCTGCCCATGAAAGCTTTGAAATATGAACCTGCTGGTCATTCATTCCATGCTGCGGCAATGAAGCTTCTTGGTCTTGGGGAGCAAGAAGACACAGAAACTGATGATCGCAGCGTTTCATCAGATGACAAGAGCCAAGATTTTAATACTGCCTCTGATACCTTTAGCAGCaaagggaagaagaagtctTCTGGCAGTCAACAACAGGATCACTATGCATTGCTTGGGTTAGGACACTTGAGGTTCTTGGCCACTGAAGATCAGATTCGGAAGAGTTACCGTGATATGGCCCTCAAACATCATCCAGATAAGCAGGCTGCTCTGATTCTTGCAGAGACAACAGAGGAGGCAAAGCAAGCAAAAAAGGATGAGATAGAGAGCAATTTCAAGGCCATTCAGGAGGCCTATGAAGTCCTCATAGACCCGACTAAGAGGAGGATTTACGACTCAACAGATGAGTTTGATGATGATGTCCCGACAGACTGTGCCCCACAGGACTTCTTCAAGGTCTTTGGCCCAGCCTTCATGAGAAACGGACGCTGGTCTGTTACCCAGCCTATTCCTTCTCTTGGAGATGATGCTACTCCTGTACAGGAAGTTGACAAGTTCTACAATTTCTGGTACAACTTCAAGAGTTGGAGGGAATTTCCAGATGATGATGAATATGATTTGGAGCAAGCTGAATCTCGTGAACATAAGAGGTGGATGGAGAGGCAGAACGCCAAACTACAAGAGAAGGCCAAAAAGGCTGAGTATGCACGAGTGCGTACTCTTGTTGacaatgcttacaagaaagacCCAAGGATCCAGAGGAGGAAGGATGAGGAGAAGGCTGAGAAGCAGAGAAGAAAGGAGGCAAAGTATTTGGCAAAGaaacagcaggaggaggaagcagcaAGAGCTGCTGaagaggaaaggaaaaggaaagaagaggAGGCTAAGAAAGCTGCGGAAGCTGCACTCAATCAGAAGAAGTtgaaggagaaagagaagaagctgcTGCGCAAAGAGAAAACCCGTCTGCGCACTCTTGCAGCACCTGTAGTTGCAGAGAGCAACTTTGGTCTGTCAGATGAGGATGTTGAAACAGCATGTGCCTCACTTGATATGGAACAGCTCAAGAAACTCTGTGACAGTATGGAGGGTAAGGATGCAGCTGAAAAGGCCAAGTTGCTGAGCAGTGCACTTAATAAAGAAAGTTCCTCAAAGGAAGCAAAGAAAAGTGATGCAAACGGTGTGGAGGGTTCTGCTCCAAAATCCAACTCTACAGGAGGAAAAGTGACACAAGGCAGCAGCTTATTGAACAGCTATGAGAAAAAAGAGAGACCATGGGGAAAGGAAGAGGTTGAATTGCTTAGGAAGGCAATCCAGAAGTATCCTAAGGGAACTTCACGTAGATGGGAGGTTGTTTCTGAGTTTATTGGGACAGGCAGATCTGTTGAAGAGATTCTCAAGGCCACAAAGACTGTTCTTCTGCAGAAGCCAGATTCAACAAAAGCTTTTGACTCTTTCCTTGAGAAGCGCAAACCAGCCCCAACCATTGCTTCACCACTTTCAACCAGAGATGAAACAGTTAGTTCGTCAACTGATGGAGCTGGGACTGCTTCATCCAAGACGGCGGCACAGCCTGctagcagccagccagccaatgGGAAAGCAGCTGCTGATCCTGTTCCAGATGCTGCACCTTCTGTGACTGATCCAGAGGCCTGGTCAGAGACGCAAGTTCTGGCTCTCGTCCAAGCTTTGAAGGCTTTTCCTAAGGATGCAAGCCAAAGATGGGAGCGTGTGGCTGCTGCTGTCCCGGGTAAGACTGTAGTCCAGTGCAAGAAAAAGGTTGCCGCAATGAGGGAGAATTTCCGGAGCAAGAAAAGCGGGGAGTAG